From a region of the Fischerella sp. JS2 genome:
- a CDS encoding ribulose bisphosphate carboxylase small subunit, with protein sequence MQTLPKERRYETLSYLPPLTDAQISKQIQYILNQGYIPAIEFNESSEPTVYYWTMWKLPLFSARSTQEVLSEVQACRSQYGNCFIRVVGFDNVKQCQILSFIVHKPNSGRY encoded by the coding sequence ATGCAAACTCTACCAAAAGAGCGTCGTTACGAAACCCTTTCTTACCTTCCTCCCCTCACCGATGCTCAAATTTCTAAGCAGATCCAGTACATTCTGAATCAAGGTTACATTCCAGCGATCGAGTTCAACGAATCCTCAGAGCCTACTGTATACTACTGGACAATGTGGAAACTGCCTTTGTTCAGCGCTAGAAGCACTCAAGAAGTATTGAGCGAAGTACAAGCTTGCCGTTCACAGTATGGCAACTGCTTCATCCGCGTTGTCGGATTTGATAACGTTAAACAGTGTCAAATTCTCAGCTTTATCGTTCACAAGCCCAATAGCGGCAGATACTAA
- the rcbX gene encoding RuBisCO chaperone RbcX produces the protein MNIKQIAKDTAKTLQSYLTYQAVRTVLAQLSETNPPLAYWLHRFSAQDKIQDGEAYIEELFQEKPDLALRLMTVREHIAEEVTEFLPEMVRAGIQQANMEHRRQHLERITQLNQTSPCSESEQQAISDPNNEQRTVNS, from the coding sequence ATGAATATTAAACAAATTGCGAAGGACACAGCCAAGACGCTGCAAAGCTACCTGACATATCAGGCAGTGAGGACGGTGTTGGCTCAACTCAGTGAAACCAATCCTCCCTTGGCATATTGGCTGCATCGCTTTTCCGCACAAGACAAAATCCAGGATGGAGAAGCTTACATTGAAGAACTTTTCCAAGAAAAGCCGGATTTAGCATTGCGGCTCATGACAGTCAGAGAACATATAGCGGAGGAAGTCACCGAATTCTTACCGGAAATGGTTCGCGCTGGTATTCAACAAGCCAATATGGAACACCGTCGCCAGCATCTTGAGCGGATAACGCAGTTAAATCAAACAAGCCCCTGTTCTGAGTCAGAACAGCAAGCAATCTCAGATCCAAACAATGAACAGAGAACAGTTAACAGTTAA
- a CDS encoding form I ribulose bisphosphate carboxylase large subunit produces the protein MSYAQTKTQTKAGYQAGVKDYRLTYYTPDYTPKDTDILAAFRVTPQPGVPPEEAGAAVAAESSTGTWTTVWTDLLTDLDRYKGRCYDIEPVPGEDNQFICYVAYPLDLFEEGSVTNMLTSIVGNVFGFKALRALRLEDLRIPVAYLKTFQGPPHGIQVERDKLNKYGRPLLGCTIKPKLGLSAKNYGRAVYECLRGGLDFTKDDENINSQPFQRWRDRFLFVADAIHKAQAETGEIKGHYLNVTAPTCEEMLKRAEFAKELKMPIIMHDYLTAGFTANTTLARWCRDNGLLLHIHRAMHAVIDRQKNHGIHFRVLAKTLRMSGGDHIHTGTVVGKLEGERGITMGFVDLLRENYVEQDKSRGIYFTQDWASMPGVMAVASGGIHVWHMPALVEIFGDDSVLQFGGGTLGHPWGNAPGATANRVALEACIQARNEGRNLAREGNDVIREAAKWSPELAAACELWKEIKFEFEAMDTV, from the coding sequence GCAGCATTCCGTGTTACACCCCAGCCAGGGGTTCCACCCGAAGAAGCTGGCGCTGCTGTGGCGGCTGAGTCTTCCACTGGTACTTGGACAACCGTGTGGACGGACTTGCTGACCGACCTAGACCGCTACAAAGGTCGTTGCTACGATATCGAACCAGTTCCAGGCGAAGACAACCAGTTCATTTGCTACGTTGCCTATCCCTTGGATCTGTTTGAAGAAGGTTCTGTAACCAATATGTTGACCTCAATTGTAGGTAACGTATTCGGTTTCAAAGCTCTACGGGCGCTGCGTCTGGAAGACTTGCGGATTCCAGTAGCTTACCTCAAGACTTTCCAAGGGCCTCCCCACGGTATCCAAGTTGAGCGTGATAAATTAAACAAATACGGTCGTCCTTTGTTGGGTTGTACTATTAAGCCCAAACTCGGTTTGTCTGCGAAGAACTACGGACGCGCTGTATACGAGTGCTTGCGCGGTGGTTTGGACTTCACCAAAGACGACGAAAATATCAACTCTCAGCCTTTCCAACGTTGGCGCGATCGCTTCTTGTTTGTAGCTGATGCAATTCACAAAGCCCAAGCAGAAACAGGCGAAATCAAAGGTCACTACCTGAACGTTACCGCCCCCACCTGCGAAGAAATGCTCAAGCGGGCAGAGTTCGCTAAAGAACTCAAGATGCCCATCATCATGCACGACTACTTAACCGCAGGTTTTACTGCTAACACCACCTTGGCTCGTTGGTGTCGTGACAATGGTCTATTGCTCCACATTCACCGGGCGATGCACGCTGTAATTGACCGTCAAAAGAACCACGGTATCCACTTCCGTGTTTTGGCTAAGACTCTGCGGATGTCTGGTGGAGACCATATTCACACTGGTACGGTGGTCGGTAAGCTGGAGGGTGAGCGCGGCATTACAATGGGCTTCGTTGACCTGCTGCGCGAAAACTATGTTGAGCAAGACAAGTCTCGCGGTATTTACTTCACCCAAGATTGGGCTTCTATGCCTGGTGTCATGGCTGTTGCCTCTGGTGGTATCCACGTATGGCACATGCCAGCATTGGTAGAAATCTTTGGTGATGATTCCGTACTGCAATTCGGTGGCGGTACTCTTGGCCACCCCTGGGGCAACGCTCCTGGTGCAACCGCTAACCGTGTGGCTTTGGAAGCTTGTATTCAAGCTCGTAACGAAGGCCGCAACTTGGCTCGCGAAGGTAACGACGTTATCCGTGAAGCTGCTAAGTGGTCTCCTGAGTTGGCTGCTGCTTGTGAACTTTGGAAAGAAATCAAGTTCGAGTTCGAGGCAATGGATACAGTCTGA